The Quercus lobata isolate SW786 chromosome 9, ValleyOak3.0 Primary Assembly, whole genome shotgun sequence region aagaaaagtctagatttacaaaaaattttgaaatttcttgtCATATGCCATTGTAAATTGGCAGAAGATGATTgatgaagaaaaacaaaatgatgGATCATATATAAGtgaaaattaattattcataGTTTGTTATGTTAGAAATTTGATAAAAACATTATTATAGAATAATTTATGATCTCAAAATTACTCTTAAAATAAAGAGGAGCCTCCGTTACACACATTTGCATACATAGTAGATatagtttctaaaaaataaaatgtaacataaataaaatgtaatacAATGACTTGAAATTGCagttctaaaatttaaaaccatGACTTGAAGTCacggttcctttttttttttttaaagagtataTGTACTATATGCATTAAGGGATGCACACTAaacattttcctaaaataaaactaaatatttcATTATAATTTAAATGCTTAAGTCTAGAAGAAATAATAaacttcacaatttttttcttaactacAAAGGTAAtaggttattaaaaaaaaaaaaaaaagatccagtTAATGTGTATCTTTAAAGAATTTGTTAATAGgtcattttaagaaatttttaatataacttTCATGggatatataaaaattttaaaaaaaagttagttatttttttcttttctcgtaaaaagtttttaaaaatatttcttaaatcaaTGCTTTTAGGGCATCCGTTCTTTTCTCCCATAAATGAAGTATAATAAATGATGTAATGTTAGTGTCCTTTTTATAGATATTGATAcgataaaatttcaatttatgacatcCACtttaagattattattttttatcatcatgCCAAAATATCAATGTCTTTTGGTGAAGATGGAGTTAAAATccttaatttcttatttaacaacaagaaatttaattaattgagcTACTTAGAATCCATGTGATGTTTAGCATTTGGCCAattagaaataattttatattaattactatttaccatttcaaaaaattacaaaattgttttgtattttttgaaaaataataatatatttattatcagTGTACCATTGTTTTGGAGTATATTAGAATAATTGAACTTTAttctatgaagaaaaaaaaagactaaataaACATCATTTAATCGGCCtcaatatttttctaataaatgtATGATTAGGTTATTGTATATGTATCAAAGCTAAAGAAGATGAATAATTATACTACTTAACACTTTCATATACACTTTGCCATAATTGTCTGTTACTATCATATGGACCTATCATTTTTTCTCTACCACTCATAGTCCACCATTTAGGATAGTTTTGGCAAAGCATGTAGTATAATACTAAAATTATTCCAAGACGATATCTATAACAATTGAAACTGATGATGTTATCTAATAATGTCATTTCATAAAGATTATACAGATGTTATTGTTCTTTGATATACAATATTATAAttgtatctaaaaaaatatatgatgttttaattaaaaaaactatatgtATAATTAAAGAAGTTTGAGTTTTGATTGACTTCATAATATTTTGCATAGTATTTTACCATATTAGCTTTTACGTCCTCACAATTTTATACATCCtcactattttagttaatttctTATGTCAATTAGTTTTGTAAATGATAACTCCATAACTTTCTTTCTATTTATCCTTCTCTCCATCTCACAACAGCAATTAATTGATAACACCataactttctctctctatcgtTCTCTTTACCTCACAAACTTAGAAATTACCTGATTCCAATCATTAGTTGGCAAAAACTGCACTTCCCAAAACTAGTGTTAGTGTCAAgtaagaaattcaaaacatcagaagaaattttcaaatgatttgtagagaaattttCACAAGCAAATATTGAATTATGAAGGAAATCTTCTTGTGTATAGCCTATTCCTTAGAAATCCTTTGATGGAGAACACAAACATTTTAAAAGCTAGATTGGGGATCCTTTTGTAGACAACACCctattttgtaaccaaggaatTCATCAAAggtaaaattgaaattttgaaatactcTATGAGTAAAAACGTTGTTTGAATCGTTAAATGAACAAGAATCTCACTCTAAAATATAATTGAGGTCAAAACAATCAAAATGACATATCAAATGCAATGATCAGACCATCCAATCAAAACATTATTCCACATCAAGATTCAACGGTTAGTACACATTCTTGCACAATATAGTATAAACCATGTGATTATGAATATTTAATTCTAATTCATccttaattgaattaattagatgTCAAAATCTCAGTGATTTAATTTTAAGACAAGAATGTAattaagaataataagaaaaatctaCAAGATAAATTACAgtttttttgtcaataaaaaattttcctcctttaaaaaaaaaagaaaataaaagagaaatttaaaaattagattaacataATGTTGAGGTACGTTTTTTTTACATAAGTCGCATGtcccaattttatttgatctcATTTATTCACTCACTAAATGCCAAAATAGCctccataaattattttagactTCTACAGCTATTTCATATATCATTAACAAATTGGGACACAAAAGAATCCATCATTATTATAAAAGCCCAATATCTCATATTTCATGTCATTTTATTTCACAATTTGCCCCAAAACTGTCCTTATGAGGCCGATTCATATACTTCATTCCATTTTATTCAAAGCCCATGACTTACTGATCTTGGAAAATATGTCATTTCATTCAGAGGAGCCCGTGACCAAAGGATCTTGGGACAATACAAGTGAGAGGCCTACCATATGACTGGGCAATCTTGAATGCCTAATATCTTCTTAGAAACATATCCAAGGTCTAGGCTCAGTCCAAACTAGTGTTCATTTTGTGTATGAGGTTTAAAATAGTTCTTTGAGCATCTCTAGTCACTACAAAAAACATGACTTGTTTCAACCCACTTTTTTCAAGGGTTCACTGAAAATGGTTGCAACAAACGCTAACAAACTGGCGCGTTAATTAAAATCTGACTAATCTTGTTACCATGGTCATTAAAACCcttgaaataaactaaaaaactaaaatcccGTGTAATTGCTGCCTccaaatttttacatttttcaacGAAATTCTAACACAACCCTTAATAAAAGATATCCAAATGTTTCAACCCTCGAAATAAAGTCTCTGTGTCTCCCTCAAACTCAGAATTCAGAAAACCAATTTTCAAATAAAGTCTTTGCTCACTCTCTtagaaaattctctctctctctctctctctctctctcactttcaaAAACTTTCATGGAgtccaacaacaacaaaaacacaaagaccATCAAATTGCTCTGCAGTTATGGCGGGAAAATCCTCCCTCGCTACACTGATGGCACTCTTCGTTACGCCGGTGGCCTGACATGGGTCCTCACCATCGATCGCTCTATTTCTTTCACAGGTTTGTGTGCTCTTCCATTTTCATATTCGATTTTTGTGAATTCGTTTGGTTTTTTGTgaataattaatcaaaattttttttttcttgttgttcttATTGAGTTAATGGTGAAGCTCGGAGAGTTCTGTGGCTCATCGGTGAATCTTCGGTGTCAATTGCTGATCGGCGACTTGGAAACCCTAATTTCTATCACGTCTGACGATAGGTTGAGGCGCAATGGTCGACGATCCTATCTCCGACGAGGACCTGCCGTTGATAGTCAGAGCTTTCTCCTCCGCCCTTTTGTCCGATtacaggtctctctctctctgtttgtttctcgagaaaaaaaattgaatttggaaATTACCTAGTAGAACTTTGCAAAGAATTTTTTGGTAttctctcttgttttctctctctcattctctccacTGATATTTCTCTTCCTCGCCAATAATATAATTTGGGGCCAGGGCTTGGATACTTTGGAAATGGAATTACATACCAGTCCTTTGGAATCTAAATTATGGTTTGAACATATTATATTGAAGAAATGCTTAAAAAGGAGTTGGTAAGTGTTAATGGTGTAGTATTTCACTAATATCAATTTAAGTATGGGTTGGATCTATGAGGTTTTTTTGTGTTGCTGTGTTTGTTAATTTTAGGTTTCCTGTGGAAACGAGCATTGGTTTATCAAtagtatcaatttaatttttacttggTTTGGGTCATTGCAATTCAATGCTCTGTTCAGCTTCTTTACATTGCAGAGATTTTTTACGctcattttgtttataaaacTTACTAGAGCTTATGAAgtttataaattcattttcaagttatgTAGCTTGGAATTGGCAATCTATTTTTCCCTTATATTTGTTATTGTTCTGTTCCATTGAATACATGCTTACTCTGGCTCCTAAGGTTTGTGCATCATATTTTCTGGTTTTAGGACTCctgtttcctttgttttctgTGTAATGGATTTATTGATAAAAACCAATGTTGATTTTGATGAGAGCCCTTTAATATATGAGGTATATACTGTAGTAATTCTGGTAGTTAGTGTTgaattttttgagaaggaataaTGAATTGCATTTAAAAAGTGCAGAAATAATAAGTGTTGATTTGTTACATTAGTCTAATTAGTTTGTTGAAGATTCGAAACTgagttttgggactaaggctttgttgctGTACAAAACATGTTGTAggttttgaacccacaacttcACTCTCCTTCCATTCTTGTGAGAGGTAGTGTCATTTGAATTATAGCTTATTGGCATACCTATTTTAATGACTCTTGggcttctgtctttttcttggTGGGGCACCATACAGTTTGGCCACCCTTTGCAAGCTGTCTTGCACCATGTCTTACAAGATGAATGTCCTCTAACTTGCTTGGTTCATGCCTAAATTAGAGTGGTTTGAATTAAGTTGAATTCACTTCAAGGATGAGAAAGAATACAGAGAAAGAAAGGTCAAGGAACTAAAAAGACATGATACTTTGTGATTTGATGGAGAATATGACCCTAGATGGAAGCCAAAATGGCAGAGGATGTTCAGTATTTCTTACCCATTCTCAACGAATTGTTGATTCAAGctaattatttgtgtttttttaactCCTTTCTAAATGGTGTTCCTATTTCACTTGTCATTGCAGCTTTCTCAACGTACTATTTCAGGGTCATTATTAAAGTATCTCTCAAAGTTGCAGGTAATAGTTTCAACCATTTGTTTGGAGAAGTGGAGCCTATAAAGAGCTGGTTATTCACTCATATTTTAGACTTCTTGTTTAATGACTTAAGTTGGTTTTATTGATCATTAAATGCCTATATTGATTTAGAGTACGTTTGGATTGCGCTGATTTCCAGCGTGTctgtgtttttcctttttttttttatccacgCGTTTTTTAGacttgcggttactgttcatgcactattcaatgaacagtagccacaaagtttgacttttctaaCTTTTTCCAGCCAATCAGTGCATATCGTGTATtgttcacagacccacaaattaacttttcaacaattttttcattaaaaatgggtcccacgatactattcacacatttaaaaattattttgctatagtgtttttcagttttcaattttcagttgtatccaaacggacccttagttgTCGatgacttcttttttctttttcttttatgttcaATAGGTTTCTTAGTTTTGTAAATCTTACAGGTTGATGAAGAGCCAGCAATCAGAACAAATACTACCATTTTACTTGGGAATATTGCAAGTCACCTAAATGAAGGGGTTAGTATCAGCAATTTCGGATTCTATTGATTCATTGGCATCCTGAGTAACTTGATATTCTTGTTTGATATGCTTGTTCTCAAATGTCAtgctttcttccttttttcattATGGCCTAATTGGTCATCATAAGCATATTTTGCTAAATGTTCCTTTTGTGAGTTTCAACTGATGGGTTCATATCTACAATGCAAACAAGGAAGAGAGTTTTGATTAATGCatttactgttcatgcattgcGTGATACTTTCTCGCCTGCCTGAGGAGCAGGTATCAGAACTCTATGATATTTGTCTGTGGCAACTCTTTCACCTCAATATTCATGAAGTTCTTggcattaaaaatatttctatgttttgttaataaaaaaattatgcattttatcTTCCATCTTCAATTCTTTAAATGTTGGATGTTGATTAACTCCAATGTTGTTGTACCAATTAGTTTATGGaccaattcaaaattttattgtgtCAGGGATCATGGCTCTATGAGCCACCAATGCTTATTATGACGTCACTGAGATTGCAACTCGGATTCTACCGAATGTCGTTGTACTTACCATTGATCCTGACAGGTTAACTATTCTTCAAATGATTTGCCTATTATTATTTTAGCCATTTTCCTGGTGTAAATGTTTGGGGCTGTGCTTTTTTAACACtcatttccttttatttaaCTGTTTTTGCCTGtcctattttatttcttatgcTGATTAAGTCTTCCCCTTTCCAACTAACTGTCCAGTGGCCTGTCAATCCTAAGAAATGTTACGCGGTGATTGACAATATTTCATTTCCTGTATGCAGGCTCTCGCTTGATGAACGGTTCATGAACTTATTCTTCTGTCTCTCAAGATTCTGCTTTTTAGGGTGGTTGTTCCTACGCCGGGTTTAAGCCCCAATAGCGAGTTTGATTAAACTAGTGGCCCTATAAAGTTTGTTCTTACATATGAAATAATGGCTCAAGtatgtttcttcatttttccttcCTCAGTTCATCCATCTGTTTGCCTTTTTAGTTGCActgtttttggattttggaataTTTCTATTTTACTTTATAATACAATTATCACTTTCCCAGGTTATATTTTAATGGATCATTTGATCACATGAATATTGATGCTACCAGGTACCAtccctttctttcttaataagttaatatattaatatattaagatactTATCCCCTGTCCCACATATATTACTGCACCTTTAAATAGTGGTACCTTCTATTGAAATAAATATTTGGTTGATGTAGGTAATGATCTAGtctattttataaattgttgtCAAGAAATTTTAAAGTTGAAATTCGATTGCAGTgtccaaaatttggaaattattgaGCCATTTCATTCAAACCTCATTTGGAAGCTGTGTTAATGCAATTGCATTGTTTTTCTTCTAGGTTTtgaagaaagacatggatgtATATCAGCTCCAGTGGTATGGTTATTGTCTGTTTAGGGCCCTTGCATGTTTGCATAAGCAGGTAAGATACTCCTACAATTGTACATTTAGAGAAGTCTCAAAAAATGCCTAGCTGTAAAGgtctttattttgtaattgcaTTGAGTGGTTCACAGAGATGTTAAGCTTGGGAACTTCATCTTCTCTTGAAAGCTAAATAAAGGCTATCTCATTGATTTAAATCTTGCCATGGTTGAGTTGCTTATCCTGAGAGTGCTGCCATGCtaaatgtgaatttttaaagaaatcatTTCATtgaattaaaagttaaaagatcAAAATAATCTGATAGTGTCTctgtcttcatttttttttttcacaggaTTTGCAAAGCAAGTACACTATTGGAAGTAAGCTCTGCCATTTTAATCCTTATAAGTTGTCCTACATGAATCTTTGTCCACTGTATGAGTAATTTCTCTTGTTGGCTACTTAGTTATGTTCTTGAGTTCCACCGTATGAGTCAACTTATATCTTCTTAAATGACTATATTTTATTGCTGCTTTGTTCCTTGGTTAACTGTGCTGTTATCATAAATATATCTTCttaattgtgaatttttgtgtgtaattgtagcaatatataaatatatatatatatatatatatttgctttttttttgtatggttttttttttgcatggttgtggttttttttttttaataaaataaaatcttattttgagggtcaagGGACcccttaaataaccttatttatCAAGGGTGGTAAATATAAATCTTTTAAACCTTGGTAAAAGGTTATTTAAGGGTCtcttgaccctcaaaataagattagaGCACTTGTTTTGAGGGCCATGAAGGCcatcaaaatttctttttcgaCGGTATATGTTTCGAAGGTCATCAAGGGTCAGTTGGActcttgaaataatttttttcaaggctttttaatactttttttaagggttttgaCCCTTGAAAAAAGTTAGATTTGTTGTAGTGAGTAgccttttttaacttttgtactgtttggaaagtaaataatgatatttattttttacctacttattttttgaaatacactttccaacaaaCTCTCTATCATTTCtccatctcatttaaatattatttcttcattctttctttaatctttctttgttcttttttaatctttttttattcattcccaacaattatatttttcaaattcctgacagctatatttttaaatttcccaATAGTAACATTTTCGAATTttccaacaattatattttctcaatagccttttttttaagggttatatttttcaaatgataatatttttcaatagtcatatttttcaaaaagactTGGTAAATTTCAAGATTAACATAGAtatgataaatttcaaattatatcgAATTTTACCTGTAGAAAACTAACATAAATGAAgagaaatttcaaattacaataaagactaaagacataaaaattattgcgagcataaaacttgaaattagaTGATCCTACGACTCACTATATCGTT contains the following coding sequences:
- the LOC115960997 gene encoding uncharacterized protein LOC115960997 isoform X2; the protein is MVKLGEFCGSSVNLRCQLLIGDLETLISITSDDRLRRNGRRSYLRRGPAVDSQSFLLRPFVRLQLSQRTISGSLLKYLSKLQVDEEPAIRTNTTILLGNIASHLNEGALA
- the LOC115960997 gene encoding uncharacterized protein LOC115960997 isoform X1 gives rise to the protein MVKLGEFCGSSVNLRCQLLIGDLETLISITSDDRLRRNGRRSYLRRGPAVDSQSFLLRPFVRLQLSQRTISGSLLKYLSKLQVDEEPAIRTNTTILLGNIASHLNEGGSWLYEPPMLIMTSLRLQLGFYRMSLYLPLILTGSRLMNGS